In Etheostoma cragini isolate CJK2018 chromosome 9, CSU_Ecrag_1.0, whole genome shotgun sequence, the following are encoded in one genomic region:
- the camsap2a gene encoding calmodulin-regulated spectrin-associated protein 2a isoform X3 yields MGEVPDTRDVKQTFVAPAVKSFEHYDISRAKICCSLTWLMAKAYGTDSIPADLKDPFYTDQYEQEHLKPPVASLLLSADLYCRAGQLILRSDSSKPLLGHDAVIQVLAQRGLYVSDQERLVTERDLRKRPLQMSAHLAMIDTLMMAYTVETVSVEKVMACIGQYSSYDPEVETPYDTEDAVTTWINKVNEYLKDIVAQEQRMRETQSADSAGSPRARYRKEPASIQPVPWIPPVDNLLKDSTDGSALGALLHFYCPQLLSLDDVCLKENMTLADRLYNLQLIQDFCKDNLNSCCHFSLEDMLYASSTIKNNYLVFMAELFAWFEVDRPSFVKPRMLDNEGTEPSVLLKNLPAIPISKATKRSFMERPPSPERPSLPLRPQPRSSGEIKRSTSMSFVDGNLGTWPKEKRSGPYGVSFDIPFDKEDSASGGLSSTRGMVRSVSTDDGSGFKVHHLPRGMKRNLSFQPVNGQSVGIEEEGCPDSLAGMELSRPVYPNGHGSVMAKTPSIEEALQIIHSPSRPPAEGINSSFFLHIQDHEAGVGVLEPVSELDSQGPQSNTDTTEVDTGIHIQTEDMLDEDSSLKDCSVNMDLDMDTPSPCPSSHSKSPSGLKLTSFAEQKKKKNTPSLPDSGRCSSSSLKTTPEGSEFCLPLSVSWAPTPEHSPIHQQTTTPLTARASPTPVQLPANDPAQVMATEMVQLRMRLEEKRKAIEAQKKKVEAAFTRHRQKMGHSAFLNVVKRKGDGAASGEEGGKTEGEGKAASTSPTFKFGRSKADTPDGAEQSSTASCWTKSPGAGEEGGQSHAQLTEVDLTEYTRSIEKLNHSLAFLQTEMQRLAQQQEVIMSMREKQHQQAWVIPPPHTSPSPQKQSRIGASTRSSGPSSPADSPRSTHRSPTSIKRKSASFHSRTPRAARPNELKLAPYNRVLTAPQSVDSIPRLRRFSPCQPLASSFVYMGEKPATFNPDTVASDGDKNKETESLYSPERELACVGVANSPQSSPNLQNKREQTEADSVQKSVADLKPTIESTFPEVLAHPVVETFTVTPTEIPPQPEASGQVKSSLIEVPLSVVKPLDDLSLDDDLEMQQGDVEDLCQEQKISRGFFFKADGNAEDNMAQKRAALLEKRMRREKESQQRKMQQEAELEQKKEEARLKAEEERVRKEEDKARKEFIKQEHLRRKQLKLMEDMDTLIKPRPVSGAKQRRGRTKSIHRDSMDSPKTPVRAATGSRQRVFSVSSLSLASLNLGDSDSVHSEKRSPRSASLASGALFCFLSSPKLRRRRPDSADGFLSPSRCSRNGEKDWENGSTTSSVTSNTEYTGPKLYKEPSAKSNKHIIQNALAHCCLAGKVNEGQKNKILEEMEKSEANNFLVLFRDGGCQFRSLYTYCPETEEINKLTGIGPKSITRKMIDGLYKYNSDKKQFSQIPAKTMSASVDAVTIHSHLWQTKKPATPKKVVPAQS; encoded by the exons AGCGCTCACTTGGCAATGATCGACACTTTGATGATGGCGTACACAGTGGAGACGGTGAGCGTCGAGAAGGTGATGGCCTGCATTGGTCAGTATTCGTCTTACGACCCTGAGGTGGAAACACCTTACGACACAGAGGACGCAGTGACCACCTGGATCAATAAG GTTAATGAGTACCTGAAAGACATCGTGGCTCAGGAGCAGAGGATGAGGGAGACACAGAGCGCCGACTCTGCTGGGAGTCCTCGG GCTCGCTACAGGAAGGAGCCGGCCTCGATCCAGCCGGTTCCCTGGATCCCCCCAGTGGATAACCTGCTGAAAGACAGCACAGACGGCTCGGCCCTGGGCGCCCTGCTGCACTTCTATTGCCCTCAGCTTCTATCTTTGGACG ATGTCTGCTTGAAGGAGAACATGACGCTGGCTGATCGGCTGTACAACCTGCAGCTCATACAGGACTTCTGCAAAGACAACCTGAACAGCTGCTGCCACTTCAGCCTGGAAGACATGCTCTACGCCTCCTCCACCATCAAG AATAACTACCTGGTGTTCATGGCAGAGTTGTTTGCTTGGTTTGAGGTGGACAGGCCGTCTTTTGTGAAACCAAGAATGCTGGACAACGAAGGCACAG AGCCCTCAGTCTTGTTGAAGAATTTACCAGCGATACCCATCTCCAAGGCTACCAAGAGGAGCTTCATGGAGAGACCCCCAAGTCCTGAAAGACCCAG tTTGCCCCTCCGACCCCAGCCTCGAAGCTCAG GAGAGATCAAGAGGTCAACCTCAATGTCCTTTGTCGATGGCAACCTCGGCACCTGGCCCAAAGAAAAAAG gTCTGGGCCCTATGGAGTGTCTTTTGACATCCCTTTTGACAAAGAGGACTCTGCTTCCGGCGGTCTTTCTTCCACGCGTGGCATGGTCAGGTCTGTGAGCACTGATGATGGTTCTGGCTTCAAGGTCCACCACCTGCCCCGCGGAATGAAGCGCAACCTGTCCTTCCAGCCAGTAAATGGCCAGAGTGTCGGCATTGAGGAGGAGGGCTGCCCAGACAGCCTAGCTGGTATGGAGCTTAGCAGGCCAGTGTACCCCAACGGACATGGAAGTGTCATGGCAAAAACTCCCTCCATAGAGGAAGCCCTTCAGATTATCCACAGCCCAAGTCGACCCCCAGCAGAGGGGATCAATAGCAGTTTCTTCCTGCACATTCAGGACCACGAGGCTGGTGTTGGTGTCTTGGAGCCAGTGTCAGAGTTAGACTCCCAAGGGCCTCAGAGCAACACAGACACCACCGAGGTAGACACTGGCATCCATATTCAAACAGAAGACATGCTAGATGAGGATTCTTCTCTGAAAGACTGCTCTGTGAACATGGACCTAGACATGGACACGCCAAGCCCCTGCCCGAGCAGTCACAGCAAATCGCCCTCAGGGTTGAAGTTGACCAGCTTTGctgaacagaagaagaagaagaatactCCATCATTGCCAGACTCAGGGaggtgcagcagcagctcccTCAAGACCACTCCTGAGGGCTCAGAGTTTTGCCTTCCGTTATCTGTTTCCTGGGCCCCGACCCCTGAGCACAGCCCCATCCATCAACAAACCACAACCCCCCTAACAGCTCGAGCATCGCCCACACCTGTACAACTTCCAGCAAATGACCCTGCTCAGGTCATGGCAACAGAGATGGTACAGCTGAGGATGAGACTGGAGGAGAAACGTAAAGCCATCGAAGcgcagaagaagaaagtggaGGCTGCTTTCACAAGGCATCGGCAAAAGATGGGTCACTCAGCGTTTCTCAATGTCgttaaaagaaaaggagatggGGCTGCCagtggagaggaaggagggaaaacTGAGGGAGAAGGCAAGGCAGCAAGCACAAGTCCCACCTTCAAATTTGGGAGAAGCAAGGCAGACACACCTGATGGGGCAGAGCAAAGCAGCACCGCTTCCTGTTGGACAAAGTCGCCTGGTGCAGGCGAGGAAGGTGGTCAAAGCCATGCCCAGCTCACCGAGGTAGATCTCACAGAGTATACACGCTCGATTGAGAAACTGAACCATTCATTAGCCTTCCTTCAGACTGAGATGCAGCGACTGGCtcagcagcaggaagtgatcaTGTCCATGAGGGAGAAACAACATCAGCAGGCGTGGGTAATCCCTCCACCCCATACAAGCCCATCACCCCAAAAACAGAGTCGAATCGGAGCTTCTACTCGATCCTCAGGACCCTCTTCTCCTGCCGACTCCCCTCGTTCCACCCACCGCTCTCCAACCAGCATCAAACGCAAATCTGCCTCCTTCCACTCACGCACTCCTCGCGCCGCTAGACCCAACGAGCTAAAGCTGGCCCCTTACAATCGAGTCCTCACTGCTCCACAATCTGTCGACAGCATCCCCCGGCTACGGCGATTTTCTCCCTGCCAGCCTTTGGCAAGTTCCTTCGTTTACATGGGGGAGAAACCAGCAACCTTCAATCCAGACACAGTAGCTTCAGATGGAGATAAAAACAAGGAGACAGAGTCACTATATTCCCCAGAGAGGGAGCTTGCCTGTGTAGGTGTAGCCAACTCCCCCCAAAGCTCCCCCAACCTGCAGAACAAGAGAGAACAAACAGAAGCGGATTCAGTTCAGAAGTCAGTTGCAGATTTGAAACCTACTATAGAGTCAACATTTCCTGAGGTCCTGGCCCACCCTGTGGTAGAGACCTTCACAGTGACACCTACAGAGATTCCTCCCCAGCCAGAAGCCTCAGGCCAAGTCAAGAGCAGCTTGATTGAGGTTCCTCTGTCAGTCGTGAAGCCACTGGATGATCTATCTCTTGATGATGACTTGGAGATGCAGCAGGGTGATGTGGAAGACCTGTGTCAGGAACAGAAAATATCTCGTGGTTTTTTCTTTAAG GCGGATGGAAATGCCGAGGATAACATGGCTCAGAAGAGGGCTGCTCTGTTAGAGAAAAGGAtgaggagggagaaggagagccAGCAGAGGAAGATGCAGCAGGAGGCTGAGTTAGAGCAGAAGAAAGAGGAAGCTCG ACTAAAAGCAGAGGAGGAGCGCGTCAGGAAGGAGGAAGACAAGGCCAGGAAGGAGTTCATCAAGCAGGAACATCTCAGGAGAAAGCAGCTTAAACTGATGGAGGACATGGATACTCTCATTAAACCCCGACCAGTCAGTGGGGCCAAGCAGAGGCGGGGGCGTACCAAGTCCATCCATCGCGACAGCATGGACTCTCCCAAAACCCCTGTCAGAGCTGCCACAG GTTCACGCCAACGTGTCTTTTCAGTCTCCAGCTTGTCCCTTGCTTCCCTCAACCTGGGAGACAGCGACAGTGTTCACTCTGAGAAGAGATCGCCAAG AAGTGCTAGTTTAGCCTCTGGTGCTCTCTTCTGCTTTCTGAGCTCTCCTAAACTGAGAAGAAGAAG accAGATTCTGCAGATGGCTTCCTGTCCCCGAGTCGCTGCAGCAGGAATGGAGAGAAGGACTGGGAGAATGGATCCACAACCTCCTCAGTTACATCTAACACAGAGTACACTG GACCAAAGCTATACAAGGAGCCCAGTGCCAAATCTAACAAGCACATCATCCAGAATGCTCTGGCCCACTGCTGCTTAGCAGGCAAGGTTAATGAGGGGCAAAAGAACAAGATCCTGGAG GAAATGGAGAAATCAGAGGCCAACaactttttggttttgttccGAGATGGCGGCTGCCAGTTTCGCTCTCTCTACACTTACTGCCCCGAGACGGAGGAGATCAACAAGCTGACAGGCATCGGCCCCAAGAGCATCACGCGCAAGATGATCGACGGCCTCTACAAGTACAACTCAGACAAGAAGCAGTTCAGTCAGATACCAGCCAAGACCATGTCGGCCAGCGTGGATGCGGTGACGATCCACAGCCATCTCTGGCAAACCAAGAAGCCAGCCACCCCTAAAAAAGTAGTGCCTGCCCAGTCCTAA
- the camsap2a gene encoding calmodulin-regulated spectrin-associated protein 2a isoform X7 — protein MGEVPDTRDVKQTFVAPAVKSFEHYDISRAKICCSLTWLMAKAYGTDSIPADLKDPFYTDQYEQEHLKPPVASLLLSADLYCRAGQLILRSDSSKPLLGHDAVIQVLAQRGLYVSDQERLVTERDLRKRPLQMSAHLAMIDTLMMAYTVETVSVEKVMACIGQYSSYDPEVETPYDTEDAVTTWINKVNEYLKDIVAQEQRMRETQSADSAGSPRARYRKEPASIQPVPWIPPVDNLLKDSTDGSALGALLHFYCPQLLSLDDVCLKENMTLADRLYNLQLIQDFCKDNLNSCCHFSLEDMLYASSTIKNNYLVFMAELFAWFEVDRPSFVKPRMLDNEGTEPSVLLKNLPAIPISKATKRSFMERPPSPERPSLPLRPQPRSSGEIKRSTSMSFVDGNLGTWPKEKRSGPYGVSFDIPFDKEDSASGGLSSTRGMVRSVSTDDGSGFKVHHLPRGMKRNLSFQPVNGQSVGIEEEGCPDSLAGMELSRPVYPNGHGSVMAKTPSIEEALQIIHSPSRPPAEGINSSFFLHIQDHEAGVGVLEPVSELDSQGPQSNTDTTEVDTGIHIQTEDMLDEDSSLKDCSVNMDLDMDTPSPCPSSHSKSPSGLKLTSFAEQKKKKNTPSLPDSGRCSSSSLKTTPEGSEFCLPLSVSWAPTPEHSPIHQQTTTPLTARASPTPVQLPANDPAQVMATEMVQLRMRLEEKRKAIEAQKKKVEAAFTRHRQKMGHSAFLNVVKRKGDGAASGEEGGKTEGEGKAASTSPTFKFGRSKADTPDGAEQSSTASCWTKSPGAGEEGGQSHAQLTEVDLTEYTRSIEKLNHSLAFLQTEMQRLAQQQEVIMSMREKQHQQAWVIPPPHTSPSPQKQSRIGASTRSSGPSSPADSPRSTHRSPTSIKRKSASFHSRTPRAARPNELKLAPYNRVLTAPQSVDSIPRLRRFSPCQPLASSFVYMGEKPATFNPDTVASDGDKNKETESLYSPERELACVGVANSPQSSPNLQNKREQTEADSVQKSVADLKPTIESTFPEVLAHPVVETFTVTPTEIPPQPEASGQVKSSLIEVPLSVVKPLDDLSLDDDLEMQQGDVEDLCQEQKISRGFFFKADGNAEDNMAQKRAALLEKRMRREKESQQRKMQQEAELEQKKEEARLKAEEERVRKEEDKARKEFIKQEHLRRKQLKLMEDMDTLIKPRPVSGAKQRRGRTKSIHRDSMDSPKTPVRAATVSSLSLASLNLGDSDSVHSEKRSPRPDSADGFLSPSRCSRNGEKDWENGSTTSSVTSNTEYTGPKLYKEPSAKSNKHIIQNALAHCCLAGKVNEGQKNKILEEMEKSEANNFLVLFRDGGCQFRSLYTYCPETEEINKLTGIGPKSITRKMIDGLYKYNSDKKQFSQIPAKTMSASVDAVTIHSHLWQTKKPATPKKVVPAQS, from the exons AGCGCTCACTTGGCAATGATCGACACTTTGATGATGGCGTACACAGTGGAGACGGTGAGCGTCGAGAAGGTGATGGCCTGCATTGGTCAGTATTCGTCTTACGACCCTGAGGTGGAAACACCTTACGACACAGAGGACGCAGTGACCACCTGGATCAATAAG GTTAATGAGTACCTGAAAGACATCGTGGCTCAGGAGCAGAGGATGAGGGAGACACAGAGCGCCGACTCTGCTGGGAGTCCTCGG GCTCGCTACAGGAAGGAGCCGGCCTCGATCCAGCCGGTTCCCTGGATCCCCCCAGTGGATAACCTGCTGAAAGACAGCACAGACGGCTCGGCCCTGGGCGCCCTGCTGCACTTCTATTGCCCTCAGCTTCTATCTTTGGACG ATGTCTGCTTGAAGGAGAACATGACGCTGGCTGATCGGCTGTACAACCTGCAGCTCATACAGGACTTCTGCAAAGACAACCTGAACAGCTGCTGCCACTTCAGCCTGGAAGACATGCTCTACGCCTCCTCCACCATCAAG AATAACTACCTGGTGTTCATGGCAGAGTTGTTTGCTTGGTTTGAGGTGGACAGGCCGTCTTTTGTGAAACCAAGAATGCTGGACAACGAAGGCACAG AGCCCTCAGTCTTGTTGAAGAATTTACCAGCGATACCCATCTCCAAGGCTACCAAGAGGAGCTTCATGGAGAGACCCCCAAGTCCTGAAAGACCCAG tTTGCCCCTCCGACCCCAGCCTCGAAGCTCAG GAGAGATCAAGAGGTCAACCTCAATGTCCTTTGTCGATGGCAACCTCGGCACCTGGCCCAAAGAAAAAAG gTCTGGGCCCTATGGAGTGTCTTTTGACATCCCTTTTGACAAAGAGGACTCTGCTTCCGGCGGTCTTTCTTCCACGCGTGGCATGGTCAGGTCTGTGAGCACTGATGATGGTTCTGGCTTCAAGGTCCACCACCTGCCCCGCGGAATGAAGCGCAACCTGTCCTTCCAGCCAGTAAATGGCCAGAGTGTCGGCATTGAGGAGGAGGGCTGCCCAGACAGCCTAGCTGGTATGGAGCTTAGCAGGCCAGTGTACCCCAACGGACATGGAAGTGTCATGGCAAAAACTCCCTCCATAGAGGAAGCCCTTCAGATTATCCACAGCCCAAGTCGACCCCCAGCAGAGGGGATCAATAGCAGTTTCTTCCTGCACATTCAGGACCACGAGGCTGGTGTTGGTGTCTTGGAGCCAGTGTCAGAGTTAGACTCCCAAGGGCCTCAGAGCAACACAGACACCACCGAGGTAGACACTGGCATCCATATTCAAACAGAAGACATGCTAGATGAGGATTCTTCTCTGAAAGACTGCTCTGTGAACATGGACCTAGACATGGACACGCCAAGCCCCTGCCCGAGCAGTCACAGCAAATCGCCCTCAGGGTTGAAGTTGACCAGCTTTGctgaacagaagaagaagaagaatactCCATCATTGCCAGACTCAGGGaggtgcagcagcagctcccTCAAGACCACTCCTGAGGGCTCAGAGTTTTGCCTTCCGTTATCTGTTTCCTGGGCCCCGACCCCTGAGCACAGCCCCATCCATCAACAAACCACAACCCCCCTAACAGCTCGAGCATCGCCCACACCTGTACAACTTCCAGCAAATGACCCTGCTCAGGTCATGGCAACAGAGATGGTACAGCTGAGGATGAGACTGGAGGAGAAACGTAAAGCCATCGAAGcgcagaagaagaaagtggaGGCTGCTTTCACAAGGCATCGGCAAAAGATGGGTCACTCAGCGTTTCTCAATGTCgttaaaagaaaaggagatggGGCTGCCagtggagaggaaggagggaaaacTGAGGGAGAAGGCAAGGCAGCAAGCACAAGTCCCACCTTCAAATTTGGGAGAAGCAAGGCAGACACACCTGATGGGGCAGAGCAAAGCAGCACCGCTTCCTGTTGGACAAAGTCGCCTGGTGCAGGCGAGGAAGGTGGTCAAAGCCATGCCCAGCTCACCGAGGTAGATCTCACAGAGTATACACGCTCGATTGAGAAACTGAACCATTCATTAGCCTTCCTTCAGACTGAGATGCAGCGACTGGCtcagcagcaggaagtgatcaTGTCCATGAGGGAGAAACAACATCAGCAGGCGTGGGTAATCCCTCCACCCCATACAAGCCCATCACCCCAAAAACAGAGTCGAATCGGAGCTTCTACTCGATCCTCAGGACCCTCTTCTCCTGCCGACTCCCCTCGTTCCACCCACCGCTCTCCAACCAGCATCAAACGCAAATCTGCCTCCTTCCACTCACGCACTCCTCGCGCCGCTAGACCCAACGAGCTAAAGCTGGCCCCTTACAATCGAGTCCTCACTGCTCCACAATCTGTCGACAGCATCCCCCGGCTACGGCGATTTTCTCCCTGCCAGCCTTTGGCAAGTTCCTTCGTTTACATGGGGGAGAAACCAGCAACCTTCAATCCAGACACAGTAGCTTCAGATGGAGATAAAAACAAGGAGACAGAGTCACTATATTCCCCAGAGAGGGAGCTTGCCTGTGTAGGTGTAGCCAACTCCCCCCAAAGCTCCCCCAACCTGCAGAACAAGAGAGAACAAACAGAAGCGGATTCAGTTCAGAAGTCAGTTGCAGATTTGAAACCTACTATAGAGTCAACATTTCCTGAGGTCCTGGCCCACCCTGTGGTAGAGACCTTCACAGTGACACCTACAGAGATTCCTCCCCAGCCAGAAGCCTCAGGCCAAGTCAAGAGCAGCTTGATTGAGGTTCCTCTGTCAGTCGTGAAGCCACTGGATGATCTATCTCTTGATGATGACTTGGAGATGCAGCAGGGTGATGTGGAAGACCTGTGTCAGGAACAGAAAATATCTCGTGGTTTTTTCTTTAAG GCGGATGGAAATGCCGAGGATAACATGGCTCAGAAGAGGGCTGCTCTGTTAGAGAAAAGGAtgaggagggagaaggagagccAGCAGAGGAAGATGCAGCAGGAGGCTGAGTTAGAGCAGAAGAAAGAGGAAGCTCG ACTAAAAGCAGAGGAGGAGCGCGTCAGGAAGGAGGAAGACAAGGCCAGGAAGGAGTTCATCAAGCAGGAACATCTCAGGAGAAAGCAGCTTAAACTGATGGAGGACATGGATACTCTCATTAAACCCCGACCAGTCAGTGGGGCCAAGCAGAGGCGGGGGCGTACCAAGTCCATCCATCGCGACAGCATGGACTCTCCCAAAACCCCTGTCAGAGCTGCCACAG TCTCCAGCTTGTCCCTTGCTTCCCTCAACCTGGGAGACAGCGACAGTGTTCACTCTGAGAAGAGATCGCCAAG accAGATTCTGCAGATGGCTTCCTGTCCCCGAGTCGCTGCAGCAGGAATGGAGAGAAGGACTGGGAGAATGGATCCACAACCTCCTCAGTTACATCTAACACAGAGTACACTG GACCAAAGCTATACAAGGAGCCCAGTGCCAAATCTAACAAGCACATCATCCAGAATGCTCTGGCCCACTGCTGCTTAGCAGGCAAGGTTAATGAGGGGCAAAAGAACAAGATCCTGGAG GAAATGGAGAAATCAGAGGCCAACaactttttggttttgttccGAGATGGCGGCTGCCAGTTTCGCTCTCTCTACACTTACTGCCCCGAGACGGAGGAGATCAACAAGCTGACAGGCATCGGCCCCAAGAGCATCACGCGCAAGATGATCGACGGCCTCTACAAGTACAACTCAGACAAGAAGCAGTTCAGTCAGATACCAGCCAAGACCATGTCGGCCAGCGTGGATGCGGTGACGATCCACAGCCATCTCTGGCAAACCAAGAAGCCAGCCACCCCTAAAAAAGTAGTGCCTGCCCAGTCCTAA